A genomic region of Rhizomicrobium sp. contains the following coding sequences:
- a CDS encoding YicC/YloC family endoribonuclease, which produces MSIVSMTGFAEAHGSRDGTRWRWEVKSVNGRGLDVRLRTPQGFDGLEAAARTLAGERFKRGSLQAALTFELGESARGLRVDPAALASAIRIAREVAAETGLAPARIDGILALKGVIVQDDVIPADERERGARDAAILETLATALDALARARATEGHKLLAVLTGQIDEIARLTGEARALAAAQPAALRDKLAAQIKDMLAGGTLSDDRLAQEVALLAVKADIREELDRLSAHVQEARALLASGEAVGRKIDFLAQEFNREANTLCSKSSDIALTRLGLALKAVIDQFREQAQNVE; this is translated from the coding sequence ATGAGCATCGTCAGCATGACCGGATTCGCCGAGGCGCATGGCAGCCGCGACGGCACGCGCTGGCGCTGGGAGGTCAAGAGCGTCAACGGCCGCGGCCTCGACGTGCGCCTGCGCACCCCGCAGGGCTTCGACGGGCTGGAGGCGGCGGCGCGCACCCTGGCCGGCGAGCGCTTCAAGCGCGGCTCGCTCCAGGCGGCGCTGACCTTCGAGCTCGGCGAAAGCGCGCGGGGCCTGCGCGTCGATCCCGCCGCGCTGGCCTCGGCCATCCGCATCGCCCGCGAGGTCGCGGCCGAGACCGGCCTCGCGCCGGCGCGCATCGACGGGATTCTCGCGCTCAAGGGCGTGATCGTGCAGGACGACGTGATCCCCGCCGACGAGCGCGAGCGCGGCGCGCGAGACGCCGCGATCCTGGAGACGTTGGCGACCGCCCTCGACGCGCTCGCTCGCGCCCGTGCGACGGAGGGGCACAAGCTTCTCGCCGTGCTGACCGGCCAGATCGACGAGATCGCGCGGCTGACCGGCGAGGCGCGGGCGCTCGCCGCGGCCCAGCCGGCGGCGCTGCGCGACAAGCTCGCGGCGCAGATCAAGGACATGCTGGCCGGCGGCACCCTCTCCGACGACCGGCTGGCACAGGAAGTGGCGCTGCTCGCCGTCAAGGCCGACATCCGCGAGGAGCTCGACCGGCTGTCGGCGCATGTGCAGGAAGCGCGCGCGCTGCTCGCGTCCGGCGAGGCGGTCGGACGCAAGATCGATTTCCTGGCGCAGGAGTTCAACCGCGAGGCCAACACGCTGTGCAGCAAGTCGTCCGACATCGCGCTGACGCGGCTGGGCCTGGCGCTCAAGGCGGTGATCGACCAGTTCCGCGAGCAGGCGCAAAATGTCGAATAG
- the mltG gene encoding endolytic transglycosylase MltG → MRVLLRLLVVLILLAGLAGGALFWEETNFDAPGPAAPAGAETDVVIKPGIGLRGISDALKADGVIANPDLFLWGVRLRRTTAALKAGEYAIPSRASMRDIMDILIAGKSIEHKITAAEGLTSDMIAKLINADAELTGDPVAVPAEGTLLPETYLFLRGATRQDILDRMTAAQKKLIARLWPRRDANLPYKTVREAIILASIVEKETSLPAERRHIAAIFVNRLRLGMKLQSDPTIIYSLTGGYPLGRGIRMSELNRVTPYNTYAVAGLTPTPICNPGKDSIAAVLNPGTTNDLYFVASGTGGHVFSATVADQNRNVAALRARERLEKLKPVMPEPTVPHL, encoded by the coding sequence ATGCGCGTCTTGCTTCGCCTCCTCGTCGTCCTGATCCTGCTGGCCGGCCTCGCCGGCGGCGCGTTGTTCTGGGAGGAGACCAATTTCGACGCGCCGGGCCCGGCGGCGCCGGCCGGCGCCGAGACCGACGTCGTGATCAAGCCCGGCATCGGGCTGCGCGGCATCTCCGACGCGCTGAAGGCGGACGGCGTGATCGCCAATCCCGACCTGTTCCTGTGGGGCGTGCGCCTGCGCCGCACCACCGCGGCGCTCAAGGCCGGCGAATACGCGATCCCGTCGCGCGCCAGCATGCGCGACATCATGGACATCCTGATCGCCGGCAAGTCGATCGAGCACAAGATCACCGCCGCCGAGGGCCTGACCAGCGACATGATCGCCAAGCTGATCAACGCCGATGCCGAGCTGACGGGCGATCCCGTCGCGGTGCCGGCGGAAGGCACGCTGCTGCCCGAGACCTATCTCTTCCTGCGCGGCGCGACCCGGCAGGACATCCTCGACCGCATGACGGCGGCGCAGAAGAAGCTGATCGCCCGGCTGTGGCCCCGGCGCGACGCGAACCTGCCCTACAAGACGGTGCGCGAGGCGATCATCCTCGCCTCCATCGTCGAGAAGGAGACCTCGCTGCCGGCCGAGCGGCGCCACATCGCGGCGATCTTCGTCAACCGGCTGCGCCTCGGCATGAAGCTGCAATCCGATCCGACGATCATCTATTCGCTCACCGGCGGCTATCCACTCGGCCGCGGCATCCGCATGAGCGAGCTGAACCGCGTGACGCCCTACAACACCTATGCGGTGGCGGGGCTGACGCCGACGCCGATCTGCAATCCGGGCAAGGATTCGATCGCCGCGGTGCTCAATCCCGGCACGACGAACGACCTGTATTTCGTGGCGAGCGGCACCGGCGGGCATGTGTTCTCGGCCACCGTCGCCGACCAGAACCGCAACGTCGCCGCGCTGCGCGCCCGCGAGCGGCTCGAGAAGCTGAAGCCGGTGATGCCGGAACCGACGGTTCCGCATCTGTGA
- a CDS encoding helix-turn-helix domain-containing protein — MKAKSRLAEALLETADDMLRSGIMSKEKHEKITKRLLGRLAPPKPLSGAQIRAMRERANMSQAAFAHCLNVTTGYVSQLERGAKHPTGAALALLNVIQRKGIEVIL, encoded by the coding sequence ATGAAGGCCAAATCTCGTTTGGCGGAAGCGCTACTGGAAACGGCGGACGACATGTTGCGTTCGGGTATCATGTCGAAGGAGAAACACGAGAAGATCACCAAGCGGCTTCTGGGCCGGCTGGCGCCGCCCAAGCCGCTGTCCGGCGCGCAGATACGTGCCATGCGGGAGCGCGCGAATATGAGCCAGGCGGCGTTCGCCCATTGCCTCAACGTCACGACCGGCTATGTTTCGCAATTGGAACGCGGCGCCAAGCATCCCACCGGCGCGGCCCTTGCGCTTTTGAACGTCATCCAGCGCAAGGGAATTGAGGTGATACTCTAG
- a CDS encoding type II toxin-antitoxin system RelE/ParE family toxin: MRIYKTRWFVRYARQERIADSSLRDAIERAERGLIDADLGGGVIKQRVARPGRGRSGGYRTLIAFRRGDRAIFVFAFAKSDRENIDADELEALRETAEEWLSMSVATLEVSLDKGSIQEIRE; this comes from the coding sequence GTGCGGATATACAAAACCAGGTGGTTTGTCCGATACGCACGGCAAGAGCGCATCGCCGATTCATCTTTGCGCGATGCCATCGAGCGCGCCGAAAGAGGTCTTATCGATGCCGATCTGGGCGGAGGCGTCATCAAGCAACGCGTCGCCCGTCCGGGACGAGGGCGGTCAGGTGGTTATCGGACGCTCATCGCGTTTCGTCGTGGGGACCGCGCGATTTTCGTTTTTGCTTTCGCAAAGAGCGATCGCGAAAATATCGATGCCGACGAATTGGAAGCTCTGAGGGAGACTGCGGAAGAGTGGCTTTCGATGAGCGTCGCGACACTCGAAGTCTCGCTCGACAAGGGCTCGATACAGGAGATTAGGGAATGA
- the fabF gene encoding beta-ketoacyl-ACP synthase II: protein MRRVVVTGIGLVTPLACGVEETWSRLLAGKSGARPITKFRTDDLATRFAAQVPRGDGTDGTFNADQWVDPKEQRRMDDFIVFGLAAAKQAVRDSGWEPKTEDERCRTGVLIGSGIGGLPGIEEGALLVETKGPRRLSPFFIPGRLINLISGYASIEHGYKGPNHSVVTACATGAHAIGDAARLIAFDDADVMLAGGAEAAICRLGIAGFNACRALCTDFNDAPEKASRPYDKDRSGFVMGEGAGAVMLEEYEHAKARGAKIYGEVKGYGLSGDAFHITAPSEDGDGGFRAMTMALKKSGLSPSDIDYVNAHGTSTMADYIEAGAVERFLGNAAAKVSMSSTKSSIGHLLGAAGAVEAIFCLLAMRDQIVPPTINLDNPDGTTQLDLVPRTPKEREVNVTMSNSFGFGGTNAALIFTRAD from the coding sequence ATGCGTAGAGTCGTCGTCACCGGAATTGGCCTCGTCACGCCGCTCGCCTGCGGCGTCGAGGAAACATGGTCGCGCCTGCTCGCCGGCAAGTCCGGCGCGCGGCCGATCACCAAATTCCGGACCGACGACCTCGCCACCCGCTTCGCGGCCCAGGTGCCGCGCGGCGACGGGACGGACGGCACGTTCAACGCCGACCAGTGGGTGGACCCCAAGGAACAGCGCCGGATGGACGATTTCATCGTCTTCGGCCTGGCCGCCGCCAAGCAGGCGGTGCGCGATTCCGGCTGGGAGCCGAAGACCGAGGACGAGCGCTGCCGCACCGGCGTGCTCATCGGCTCGGGCATCGGCGGGCTTCCCGGCATCGAGGAAGGCGCGCTCCTGGTCGAGACCAAGGGGCCGCGCCGGCTGTCGCCGTTCTTCATCCCGGGGCGGCTGATCAACCTGATCTCCGGCTATGCCTCGATCGAGCACGGCTACAAGGGCCCGAACCATTCGGTGGTCACGGCCTGCGCCACCGGCGCGCATGCCATCGGCGACGCGGCGCGGCTGATCGCGTTCGACGACGCCGATGTGATGCTGGCGGGCGGCGCCGAAGCGGCGATCTGCCGGCTCGGCATCGCCGGCTTCAATGCCTGCCGCGCGCTGTGCACCGACTTCAACGACGCGCCCGAAAAGGCCTCGCGGCCCTACGACAAGGACCGCTCCGGCTTCGTGATGGGCGAGGGCGCCGGCGCGGTGATGCTGGAGGAATACGAGCACGCCAAGGCGCGCGGCGCGAAGATCTATGGCGAGGTGAAGGGCTATGGCCTGTCCGGCGACGCCTTCCACATTACCGCCCCGTCGGAAGACGGCGATGGCGGCTTCCGCGCCATGACGATGGCGCTGAAGAAGTCCGGCCTGTCGCCGTCGGACATCGACTACGTCAACGCCCACGGCACCTCGACCATGGCGGACTATATCGAGGCCGGCGCGGTGGAGCGCTTCCTCGGCAACGCCGCGGCCAAGGTCTCGATGTCCTCGACCAAATCCTCGATCGGCCATCTGCTCGGCGCCGCCGGCGCGGTGGAGGCGATCTTCTGCCTGCTCGCGATGCGCGACCAGATCGTGCCGCCGACCATCAACCTCGACAATCCGGACGGCACCACCCAACTCGATCTGGTGCCGCGCACGCCGAAGGAGCGCGAGGTGAACGTGACGATGTCGAACTCCTTCGGCTTCGGCGGCACCAACGCCGCGCTGATCTTCACGCGCGCGGATTGA
- a CDS encoding acyl carrier protein, which yields MSDTAERVKKIVVEHLNVEADKVTENASFIEDLGADSLDTVELVMAFEEEFGIEIPDDAAESIVTVGDAVKYIDKSATA from the coding sequence ATGAGCGATACGGCGGAACGCGTTAAGAAGATCGTCGTCGAACACCTCAACGTCGAGGCCGACAAGGTCACCGAGAACGCGTCCTTCATCGAGGACCTCGGTGCGGACAGTCTCGACACCGTCGAGCTGGTCATGGCGTTCGAGGAGGAATTCGGCATCGAAATCCCCGACGACGCGGCGGAATCCATCGTCACCGTCGGCGATGCCGTGAAGTACATCGACAAGTCGGCCACCGCCTGA
- the fabG gene encoding 3-oxoacyl-[acyl-carrier-protein] reductase, with protein MFDLTGKTALVTGASGGIGGAIAKALHAQGASVVLSGTRAEALAAVKAELGSRAFAATCDLGNKESVEALVKTAEAAAGAPIDILINNAGITRDNLFLRMKDEEWDQVIAVNLTAAFRLSRAVLRGMMKKRWGRIVSITSVVGATGNPGQGNYAAAKAGLVGMTKSLAAEVASRNITVNAVAPGFIATAMTDALTDAQKDAIAARIPAGRMGTAAEIAAAVVYLASEEAAYTTGETIQVNGGMAMI; from the coding sequence ATGTTCGATCTCACCGGCAAGACCGCTCTCGTCACCGGCGCGTCCGGCGGCATCGGCGGCGCCATCGCCAAGGCGCTGCACGCGCAGGGCGCCAGCGTCGTGCTCTCCGGCACCCGCGCCGAGGCGCTCGCAGCGGTCAAGGCCGAGCTCGGCAGCCGCGCCTTCGCCGCGACCTGCGACCTCGGCAACAAGGAATCGGTCGAGGCGCTGGTGAAGACGGCGGAAGCCGCCGCCGGCGCGCCCATCGACATCCTCATCAACAATGCCGGCATCACCCGCGACAACCTCTTCCTGCGCATGAAGGATGAGGAATGGGACCAGGTCATCGCGGTGAACCTCACCGCCGCCTTCCGGCTCTCCCGCGCCGTGCTGCGCGGCATGATGAAGAAGCGCTGGGGCCGCATCGTCTCGATCACCTCGGTGGTCGGCGCCACCGGCAATCCCGGGCAGGGCAATTATGCCGCCGCCAAGGCAGGCCTGGTCGGCATGACCAAGTCGCTGGCGGCCGAGGTCGCGTCGCGCAACATCACCGTCAACGCCGTGGCGCCGGGCTTCATCGCGACCGCGATGACCGACGCCCTGACCGACGCCCAGAAGGACGCCATCGCCGCCCGCATCCCGGCCGGGCGGATGGGAACTGCGGCCGAAATCGCCGCCGCGGTGGTCTATCTGGCGAGCGAGGAAGCGGCCTATACGACCGGCGAGACCATCCAGGTCAACGGCGGAATGGCCATGATCTGA
- the fabD gene encoding ACP S-malonyltransferase, translating to MTRAFIFPGQGSQAVGMGKALAEAFAPAREVFQEVDDALGQNLSKLMWEGPESDLVLTENAQPAIMAASMAIIHTLQKDAGLDLAKHARLVAGHSLGEYTALCAAGAFSLSDAARLLKARGRAMQSAVPVGEGGMSALLGAEIEQAEELARQCAAAGGGVCVVANDNAPGQVVVSGSKSAIDKAPEIAKALGIKRAMALNVSAPFHCPLMQPAADKMAEALAAVTIRPLAVPVVANVTAAETAEPETIRRLLVEQVTGRVRWRESVLAFKGYGVTTTVEFGGGKVLTGMVKRIDKELATVTLDTPADVEAFVKGL from the coding sequence ATGACACGCGCGTTCATCTTTCCGGGGCAGGGCTCCCAGGCCGTCGGCATGGGCAAGGCGCTCGCCGAGGCGTTCGCGCCGGCCCGCGAGGTCTTCCAGGAAGTCGACGACGCGCTCGGCCAGAACCTCTCCAAGCTGATGTGGGAGGGGCCGGAGAGCGACCTCGTCCTCACCGAGAACGCCCAGCCGGCGATCATGGCGGCCTCGATGGCCATCATCCACACGCTGCAGAAGGACGCGGGACTCGATCTCGCCAAACACGCGCGACTCGTCGCCGGCCATTCGCTCGGCGAATACACCGCGCTGTGCGCCGCCGGCGCGTTCTCGCTGTCGGACGCGGCGCGGCTGCTGAAGGCGCGCGGCCGGGCGATGCAGAGCGCGGTCCCGGTCGGCGAGGGCGGGATGTCCGCGCTGCTCGGCGCCGAGATCGAACAGGCTGAAGAACTCGCAAGGCAATGCGCGGCGGCGGGCGGCGGCGTCTGCGTCGTCGCCAACGACAACGCGCCGGGCCAGGTCGTGGTCTCCGGCAGCAAATCCGCGATCGACAAGGCGCCCGAGATCGCCAAAGCCCTGGGCATCAAGCGCGCCATGGCGCTCAACGTCTCGGCGCCGTTCCACTGCCCGCTGATGCAGCCCGCCGCCGACAAGATGGCCGAGGCGCTGGCGGCGGTGACGATCCGCCCGCTCGCCGTGCCGGTGGTGGCGAATGTGACGGCGGCCGAGACCGCCGAGCCGGAAACAATCCGCCGCCTGCTCGTCGAGCAGGTGACGGGCCGCGTGCGCTGGCGCGAGAGCGTGCTGGCGTTCAAGGGCTATGGCGTGACGACGACGGTCGAGTTCGGCGGCGGCAAGGTGCTCACCGGCATGGTCAAGCGCATCGACAAGGAGCTCGCCACGGTCACGCTCGACACGCCGGCGGATGTCGAAGCTTTCGTGAAAGGCCTCTGA
- a CDS encoding TauD/TfdA family dioxygenase: MRRYEGGCGAEVLGVDLRRLSEADMAALKRAYAEHGVIFFRDQSLTEDDHIAFARRWGEIDINKFFPHIEGYREIAAVKKEREQKTNIGGGWHTDHSYDQIPAMGSILVARVLPAAGGDTMFADMVAAYAALDDETKAEIADLKAVHSNAHIFGSKAYYDNPERREFANDAAVGKALHPVVITHPLSGRKSLYVNPGFTIRFEGQSTEESRPLLHKLFAHAMKPEFQSRFQWRPGSVAFWDNRATWHFALNDYHGEERLMHRITVKGVALA; encoded by the coding sequence GTGCGCAGATACGAAGGCGGCTGCGGCGCGGAGGTGCTGGGCGTCGACCTGCGGCGGCTGAGCGAAGCCGACATGGCGGCGCTCAAGCGCGCCTATGCCGAGCACGGCGTGATCTTCTTCCGCGACCAGAGCCTGACCGAGGACGACCACATCGCCTTCGCGAGGCGCTGGGGCGAGATCGACATCAACAAATTCTTCCCGCACATCGAAGGCTATCGCGAGATCGCCGCGGTGAAGAAGGAGCGCGAGCAGAAGACCAATATCGGCGGCGGCTGGCACACCGACCATTCCTACGACCAGATCCCGGCCATGGGCTCGATCCTGGTGGCGCGCGTGCTGCCGGCAGCGGGCGGCGATACCATGTTCGCCGACATGGTCGCGGCCTATGCGGCGCTCGACGACGAGACCAAGGCGGAGATCGCCGACCTCAAGGCCGTGCATTCCAACGCGCATATCTTCGGCTCCAAGGCCTATTACGACAATCCCGAGCGCCGGGAATTCGCCAACGACGCGGCCGTCGGCAAGGCGCTGCATCCGGTGGTGATCACCCACCCGCTCAGCGGGCGCAAGTCGCTCTACGTCAATCCCGGCTTCACCATCCGCTTCGAGGGCCAGTCGACGGAGGAGAGCCGTCCGCTGCTGCACAAGCTGTTCGCGCATGCGATGAAGCCGGAATTTCAGAGCCGCTTTCAATGGCGGCCCGGTTCGGTCGCGTTCTGGGACAACCGCGCGACGTGGCACTTCGCGCTGAACGACTATCACGGCGAGGAACGCCTGATGCACCGGATAACGGTGAAGGGCGTGGCGCTCGCCTGA
- a CDS encoding MFS transporter, with product MPFMALLYIVAYLDRVNIGSAALTMNKDIGLTPEIYGFGAGIFFIGYFLFEVPSNVILERVGARIWISRIMLTWGVVSMANAFVTGPVGFYAVRFLLGLAEAGFFPGMVFYLTTWFPSPLRARLVALFLAAVPLTNVIGGPLSGLILGMEGFHHLHGWQWLFLIEGVPSLVLGVLVLLWLPKGPADARWLTEEERGAIADAFAEEPEQHHTELLPMVKDARVWMLSGIYFGLVVAQYGINFWLPLIVREMGFSIFDTTLVAAVPYFATMFAMVAWSRHSDARSERVWHIAVAALAGAAGLGGAALFHAPLLALAAMTLALIGAYAGAAVFWTLPPAFLGGPAAAAGIALINSIGNLGGFFGPNIMGWLKQETGSFTAGLGTLSLGLIGAAVLVVLVGRTITFAGRAAALERYTRLNA from the coding sequence ATGCCGTTCATGGCGCTGCTCTACATCGTCGCCTATCTCGACCGGGTGAACATCGGTTCCGCGGCGCTGACGATGAACAAGGACATCGGGCTGACGCCGGAGATCTACGGCTTCGGCGCCGGCATCTTCTTCATCGGCTATTTCCTGTTCGAAGTGCCGTCCAACGTGATTCTGGAGCGGGTCGGGGCGCGCATCTGGATCAGCCGGATCATGCTGACCTGGGGCGTGGTCTCGATGGCGAACGCCTTCGTCACCGGCCCGGTCGGCTTCTATGCCGTGCGCTTCCTGCTGGGCCTGGCGGAGGCCGGGTTCTTTCCGGGCATGGTGTTCTATCTCACCACCTGGTTTCCCTCGCCGCTGCGGGCGCGGCTGGTCGCGCTGTTCCTCGCCGCCGTGCCGCTGACCAACGTCATCGGCGGGCCGCTCTCCGGGCTGATCCTGGGGATGGAGGGCTTTCACCATCTGCATGGCTGGCAGTGGCTGTTCCTGATCGAAGGTGTCCCGTCGCTGGTGCTGGGCGTGCTCGTGCTCCTGTGGCTGCCCAAGGGGCCGGCGGACGCCAGATGGCTGACCGAGGAGGAGCGCGGCGCGATCGCGGACGCGTTCGCCGAGGAGCCGGAGCAGCACCACACCGAGCTGCTGCCGATGGTGAAGGACGCCCGCGTGTGGATGCTGTCGGGAATCTATTTCGGGCTGGTGGTGGCGCAGTACGGGATCAATTTCTGGCTGCCGCTGATCGTGCGCGAGATGGGGTTCAGCATCTTCGACACGACGCTGGTCGCGGCGGTGCCCTATTTCGCGACCATGTTCGCGATGGTGGCGTGGAGCCGGCACAGCGACGCCAGGAGCGAGCGCGTCTGGCACATCGCCGTCGCGGCGCTGGCCGGTGCGGCCGGCCTTGGCGGCGCCGCATTGTTCCATGCGCCGCTCCTGGCGCTGGCCGCGATGACGCTGGCGCTGATCGGCGCCTATGCCGGGGCGGCGGTGTTCTGGACGCTGCCGCCGGCCTTTCTCGGCGGCCCCGCCGCGGCGGCGGGCATCGCGCTGATCAATTCGATCGGCAATCTGGGCGGCTTCTTCGGGCCCAACATCATGGGCTGGCTGAAGCAAGAGACCGGGAGCTTCACCGCCGGCCTCGGCACGCTGTCGCTGGGCCTGATCGGGGCGGCGGTCCTGGTGGTGCTGGTCGGCCGCACCATCACCTTCGCCGGCCGCGCCGCCGCGCTGGAGCGTTATACGCGGCTGAACGCCTGA
- the rpsF gene encoding 30S ribosomal protein S6 — protein sequence MALYEHLLIARQDISAQQVDALATHLKTIVEGEGGKVEKQEYWGLRGLAYRIKKNRKGHYVLLNINAPSKAVVELERQLKINEDVLRYITVKVDAFEVSSNKNRRDDRPEGERKPEGAETQEAA from the coding sequence ATGGCTCTCTACGAGCATCTCCTGATCGCGCGCCAGGACATCAGCGCGCAGCAGGTCGACGCGCTGGCGACCCACCTCAAGACCATCGTCGAAGGCGAAGGCGGCAAGGTCGAGAAGCAGGAATATTGGGGCCTGCGCGGGCTCGCCTATCGCATCAAGAAGAACCGCAAGGGGCATTACGTGCTCCTCAACATCAACGCGCCGTCCAAGGCCGTCGTCGAGCTCGAGCGTCAGCTCAAGATCAACGAAGACGTGCTGCGCTACATCACGGTGAAGGTCGATGCGTTCGAGGTCTCCTCGAACAAGAACCGCCGCGACGACCGCCCCGAGGGCGAGCGCAAGCCGGAAGGCGCCGAAACCCAGGAGGCCGCATAA
- the rplI gene encoding 50S ribosomal protein L9, protein MQVILLERVEKLGQMGDEVKVKDGFARNYLLPKKKALRANKTNREFFQGQKAQLEARNLEQKKEAEAVGKKLDGKTFVLIRQAGDRGQLYGSVSTRDIATVISEGGVSVDRTQVPLDTAIKTIGLFKVSVRLHPEVRVSVTINVARSEDEAERQARGEDVLAERTEAEEAKVAAEELFEEGAAPKPEGEEETAEAE, encoded by the coding sequence ATGCAAGTGATCCTGCTCGAACGCGTCGAGAAGCTCGGCCAGATGGGCGACGAGGTGAAGGTCAAGGACGGCTTCGCCCGCAACTATCTGCTGCCGAAGAAGAAGGCGCTGCGTGCCAACAAGACCAACCGGGAATTCTTCCAGGGCCAGAAGGCGCAGCTCGAAGCCCGCAACCTGGAACAGAAGAAGGAAGCCGAGGCCGTGGGCAAGAAGCTCGACGGCAAGACCTTCGTCCTGATCCGCCAGGCCGGCGACCGCGGCCAGCTCTACGGCTCGGTCTCCACGCGCGACATCGCGACGGTGATCTCGGAAGGCGGCGTCAGCGTCGACCGCACCCAGGTGCCGCTCGACACCGCGATCAAGACGATCGGCCTGTTCAAGGTCAGCGTCCGCCTGCACCCGGAAGTCCGCGTCAGCGTGACGATCAACGTCGCGCGCAGCGAGGACGAGGCCGAGCGCCAGGCCCGCGGCGAGGACGTGCTCGCCGAGCGCACCGAGGCCGAGGAGGCCAAGGTCGCCGCCGAGGAACTCTTCGAGGAAGGCGCCGCGCCCAAGCCGGAAGGCGAGGAAGAGACCGCGGAAGCCGAATAG
- the panB gene encoding 3-methyl-2-oxobutanoate hydroxymethyltransferase, which yields MSVVVQTKRVTVPEIRAHKNERPIVCLTCYHAHTARLLDDHVDLMLVGDSLGMVMYGMESTVGVTLDMMIGHGKAVMRGSRHALVVVDMPFGSYEESPRIAFRNAARVMQETGCTAVKMEGGTRLAETVRYLTERGIPVMGHIGLTPQAVNLSGGFRARGRTEAEWPAIEADAKAVAEAGAFAIVLEGMAEPLAAKITSQIAVPTVGIGASPRCDGQILVMEDMLGLNPSPPKFVRQYANLGPEIERAVKAYAADVRDRSFPGKENVYTMKKAG from the coding sequence ATGTCCGTCGTCGTCCAGACCAAGCGCGTCACCGTGCCGGAGATCCGCGCCCACAAGAACGAGAGGCCGATCGTCTGCCTCACCTGCTACCACGCCCACACCGCCCGCCTGCTCGACGATCACGTCGATCTCATGCTCGTGGGCGACAGCCTGGGCATGGTGATGTACGGCATGGAGAGCACGGTCGGCGTCACGCTCGACATGATGATCGGGCACGGCAAGGCGGTGATGCGCGGCAGCCGCCACGCCCTCGTCGTCGTCGACATGCCGTTCGGCTCCTATGAGGAGAGCCCGCGGATCGCGTTCCGCAACGCGGCGCGGGTGATGCAGGAGACCGGCTGCACCGCGGTCAAGATGGAGGGCGGCACCCGCCTCGCCGAGACCGTGCGCTATCTGACCGAGCGCGGCATCCCGGTGATGGGCCATATCGGGCTGACGCCGCAGGCCGTGAACCTTTCCGGCGGCTTCCGCGCCCGCGGCCGCACCGAGGCCGAATGGCCGGCGATCGAGGCCGACGCGAAAGCCGTCGCCGAGGCCGGCGCCTTCGCCATCGTGCTCGAAGGCATGGCCGAGCCGCTGGCCGCCAAGATCACGAGCCAGATCGCCGTCCCGACCGTCGGCATCGGCGCCTCGCCGCGCTGCGACGGCCAGATCCTGGTGATGGAAGACATGCTGGGGCTCAACCCCAGCCCGCCGAAATTCGTCCGCCAATACGCCAATCTCGGGCCCGAGATCGAGCGGGCGGTGAAGGCCTATGCCGCCGACGTCCGCGACCGCTCCTTCCCGGGCAAGGAAAACGTCTACACGATGAAGAAGGCGGGGTAG
- a CDS encoding tetratricopeptide repeat protein, producing the protein MSDIFREVEEEVRRERFEQLWKQYGDYVIAVVALIVIAIAGYELWQRYETNQSLKASETLIAAQDLAESGDFARANPALAVVARDAPKGYAEIARLSEAGALVRAGRRDEAVQIYKAVAADDSGPLRGVALIRAGWASVETMPHGDLAALLAPLTDPASPWRPAAAEILAFADYRSGAIADAQKEFQALADDKDAAEPMRRRAAAMAAFLKEGGMRNYGTVPPPVPAAPPPAGGPDAPPTGTPQP; encoded by the coding sequence GTGAGCGACATCTTCCGCGAAGTCGAGGAGGAAGTCCGCCGCGAGCGCTTCGAGCAGCTCTGGAAGCAGTATGGCGACTATGTGATCGCGGTCGTCGCCCTGATCGTCATCGCCATCGCCGGCTACGAATTGTGGCAGCGCTACGAGACCAACCAGAGCCTCAAGGCGTCGGAGACCCTGATCGCGGCCCAGGACCTGGCGGAGAGCGGCGATTTCGCCCGCGCCAATCCGGCCCTCGCCGTCGTCGCCCGGGACGCGCCCAAGGGCTATGCCGAAATCGCCCGGCTGTCGGAAGCCGGCGCGCTGGTCCGCGCCGGCCGCCGCGACGAGGCGGTGCAGATCTACAAGGCGGTCGCCGCCGACGATTCGGGCCCGCTGCGCGGCGTCGCCCTGATCCGCGCCGGCTGGGCCAGCGTGGAGACCATGCCCCACGGCGACCTCGCGGCCCTGCTGGCGCCGCTCACCGATCCGGCCAGCCCCTGGCGTCCCGCCGCGGCCGAGATCCTGGCCTTCGCCGATTACCGGTCCGGCGCCATCGCCGATGCCCAGAAGGAATTCCAGGCGCTGGCCGACGACAAGGACGCCGCCGAGCCGATGCGCCGCCGCGCCGCCGCCATGGCCGCGTTCCTCAAGGAAGGCGGCATGCGGAATTACGGCACGGTGCCCCCGCCCGTCCCGGCCGCGCCGCCGCCGGCCGGCGGGCCCGACGCGCCGCCAACCGGTACGCCCCAGCCATGA